The Clostridium beijerinckii genomic sequence CTTTTCTTTTACATCTATGTCATCACCCAAAAGATCATTATTGTCTGAAATTTTAGACATAGCTTCGCTATAGTAATCATTGCTAATTAAATTATCGCAGTAAGCAAATAAATTCTCCTTTAGTTTACTTTTTGATTCATCTAGGTATATAAGTGAATCTGTATAGTTAAGATCTAAAGCAGAAACTTTTTTAAAGAATGAAATGGCCTCTGAATATTGTTCATTATTAAAAGAATTAATACCAGAGTTATAATTTTTAATAGAATCTTGAATTAAGTCTATCGAATCAGAAGCATTATGTAGATCATCATCATTCACTAGATTATAACGTTTTATTTCCTTAAACTGAATTAAGGCATCTTCAGAAGAAATTTTCTTATCTTGGATTTCATCTGATAAAGTATTAATTTTAGTTCTAAGATATTTGGATACATCATGACTAATCATAGATAATTTAAATGGATTAAAGTTTTGTTTAGTTATCAATAAATTATTAGCTTCAGAAAATTTATAATTATCAAAATTTGATTTGAAGTTATTTAAAAGTTTATTATAACGGTATAACTCATAAAAGCAGCTAGAAGATAATGCTATTAATAAAGCTAGCACATATATAATTCTTTTAGGTAATTTTTTAGTTTTTAACTTTTTATAATAAAATGTATTTATGCTCAAATAAATGCCTCCTAATGAAGTAACTAATATATTTAGAGTGAATTTGAATAAGATATTGCCGATTAATCTTTTATTTAATTACAAAGTCCTCTTTTATTTATATAATATTGACAATAAAAGTAAATAATAAACCTTGAAGTTTAAACTAATTTTAATATGTGTTAATATACTTAATAGGCCTTATGAAAGTAGACAATATTTATCTGGAGGGGAAAATGACTAATAAAACTAATTTTTTTATAAAGCTTATAACTTCTATATATGACATAAAGGTTTTTTCTAAATATGCGAAAGAAGGAATATTAAGATCAATCTCATATGCAATATTCCTTAGTTTCTTATTGGGAGGCTTAAAGAGTGCATTTGTTCAATATAAGAATTATAATTTAGATATAATATCTTTAGTAGATCAAACGGTAGCATATTTTTCAATAATACTTTTTAATTTATTATTGAATTCCTTAATTGTATCAATTGTTGCAGCGCTTTTCACAGTATTTTTAAGAATGGTAGTCAAATATATAGCTTTATATTCTTTAACCTTATATGCGGCTACATTGCCATTAATAATACAAATAATACTAGAAATAGCTAATCCTAATATAAGCTTTGATACTATGTTTATTGTTGGAACATTAACCTATGTAATATTGATATTAAAGTATATAAAGGATGAAATAATAAGAAACTATACTTAGTAATATAAGCATATATATATAAATTTCTCAAATTATTAT encodes the following:
- a CDS encoding L,D-transpeptidase translates to MSINTFYYKKLKTKKLPKRIIYVLALLIALSSSCFYELYRYNKLLNNFKSNFDNYKFSEANNLLITKQNFNPFKLSMISHDVSKYLRTKINTLSDEIQDKKISSEDALIQFKEIKRYNLVNDDDLHNASDSIDLIQDSIKNYNSGINSFNNEQYSEAISFFKKVSALDLNYTDSLIYLDESKSKLKENLFAYCDNLISNDYYSEAMSKISDNNDLLGDDIDVKEKIADIKEKQQEYLDKNSAIAEASSRALTTNITSKNINTLNIESTTPYLINVNIQDQKTYVYKGKADKWQLVKAFPCSTGISGEDTPSGSFTIKERGDWFFSEEYKEGGKYWTQITGDILFHSVPFAKDKTTVLDYTMNKPSSHGCIRLSIDDAKWIFTNIPRESKVIIK
- a CDS encoding DUF1189 family protein, whose protein sequence is MTNKTNFFIKLITSIYDIKVFSKYAKEGILRSISYAIFLSFLLGGLKSAFVQYKNYNLDIISLVDQTVAYFSIILFNLLLNSLIVSIVAALFTVFLRMVVKYIALYSLTLYAATLPLIIQIILEIANPNISFDTMFIVGTLTYVILILKYIKDEIIRNYT